The genomic interval TTTCGCTACAACAGATGCACACGAGATAATAGGCATCAACTCATCACCTTTAATCAAAGTCTTTAAATGCACATCTTTATGTGCTAAAAACGTAGGAATATGCGCCCCAAAAGTCGTATTGCCATCTATTACGATATCCAATGGCTGATTTTGCACTAATATATTCTGCTCTAACATATATGAGCCAAGATAAGATAGAACTTCCTCTATACCGCTTCTCATAGCCCAGCTTAAACCATATTTATCAATATCCCACGCTTGTATTTGTGCCACATAAAATCCTATTTCCCCTCTCTTTTGAGAATCTAAAAGTGCATTATAAACACGCACACGCTGTTTTGGTAACATTTTTTTACTATCTTTTGCCCCAAATTGTGCGATTACTTGCTCATTAGCAATGATTCCAGCGATAAATAACCCCCCGCAAATGCAACCTCGCCCTGCTTCATCAATCCCTGCTACCCACATTTTGTCTCCATATTTTATTTTTTATCATTCCTAAGAATTATATTGTAAAGATATGACTTTAAGTTTAGGCTTAAAAATATGAGAATAAGGTTTTTATGAGATGAGTGGAGCTTTTAAGTTAGCCCTTAAGCGATTTTCACTTAAGGGTTGGAGGTTTTATTTATATCCTAAAAACTAAAGATATATCTCACACCAGCATTATAAGTATGTGAGGCTGTTACTTTTGGATTACCTGCCGCATCTGCTTTTTGCAATGTCGTAGCGATAAAAGGCACACGAGCAGCAATTTCAATGCCGTGTGCTTTAGCAATCTCTGTGCGCAAACCAACATTAAGCGCAAGATTTAAACCTGTTTTATCCATTTTATCATCTTTAAAAGTTTTGCCACCCCAAGAGTTAGCACCAAGTCCAAGTCCCAAAAATGCACCAAAGCTTGTATCTCCAGAAATAAAGTTATAGAGCGCATCAACATTCACTCCATAATCCATTACATTACCTGTTATTTTATCACCACCACTTGCTTTTTTACTTGCATCTGCATAGGCAAAGTTTGCATAATAGCGCAAACCAAAATCTTGTGTAAAGAATTGTTTATAACCAGCAATCACTTCATAGCTTATACCACTTAAGTTTTGCTTTTCGCTACCAGCTTTTATTTGAGAGCCACCATAGCCTACACCTACACCCACAAAAACACCACTTTCTTCAGCTACAAGTGCAGAACTTGATAACGCTAAAGCCACTACTGAACTTACAAATAATTTTGTAGTTTTCATTAGAAACCACCTTTCATCGAATTAAATTTGCATTGATAATGCGAATTCAATTTTAGCCCCCCCCCCGATTTTGCTTAAAAGCAAAAGAGTTGGTAAAAATAAAATATACTTATGTAGAATAATGTAACATTATGATATAAAAATATGAGATTAAAGATGAAGTTTATTGTAATATTGATTGAGGATTAATGCGAAGAGAATTTAGAATCTCAAAAACTAATTCCTTTAGTCCGCTCTTTTGAATGCTTGAAATAGGCAAAATAAAACTTTGCGGATTACCTTTTTGAGCTAAAAACTGCTCAAGTTCTTGTGTTTGCTTGTCAAATTTGTCTGCAAACTCTTCTCCCAAATGCTGCATATCACTTTTTGAAAGCACGATTCCAAAAGCTCTTTGCGATAAAATTGGAGAAAATTTTTCTAACTCTAAGGAGAGAATCTCCCATTGCTCCTTTAAACTCTGCTCACGCATAATATCTAGCACAAAAAGTAAGAATCCTGTGCGCTCAATATGTTTTAAAAACGCTATGCCTAAGCCCTTTCCTCCACTTGCTCCCTCAATAATTCCGGGAATATCCGCCATTACAAAAGAAGAAAACTCATCTGCATCAACCACGCCAAGATGAGGGATAAGCGTAGTAAATTCATAGTTTGCGACCTCTGGTTTTGCATTTGAGAGGGTTGAAATAAGTGTAGATTTTCCTACATTTGGGAATCCTACTAGCCCCACGTCAGCAATAAGCTTCAATTCTAAGAGGATATGCTTCTCCTCTCCGCTTAAGCCACTTTGAGCATAAGTAGGAGCTTGGTTGGCTGCATTTTTAAAATGTGTATTTCCTAAGCCACCCTTACCACCCTTAAGCAAACACACACGCATAGGACAAGTGTCCATATCCACAATAAGTTCTTTAGTGTCAAAATCAAGAATCTGTGTGCCAAGCGGCACTTTAATCACAACATCATTACCTCTTTTTCCACTACAACGTCTTGAGCCACCGGGTTGTCCATTTTTTGCTTTATAATGCCGTGCGCCACGAAATTTAGAAAGCGTGTCAGTATTGTTATCTACCTCCACATATACATCACCGCCATCGCCACCATCACCGCCATCAGGACCTCCGTGTATAACAAATTTTTCCCTTCGAAAACTTACAGCGCCAGCTCCACCTTTACCAGAAGCGATAAAAATATCTACGCTATCAACAAACATTTCAAAATCCTTGTATTTAGTTTTCAGTGAGCAGTTTTGAATACTACTATGTCATTATTTATTGGAAGCTAGATTGAGATTCTACAAATTTTGTAGATTTATAGAATCTTCATTGATATTGAATATCTTAAGAAGCAGGAATTACAGAAACTTTTTTGCGATTTTTATCTTTTTGTTGGAATTTTACAACACCATCAATGAGTGCATAAATTGTATGGTCTTTACCCAAGCCCACATTATCGCCCGGATGCACTTTTGTGCCCCTTTGTCGAACAATAATATTTCCTGCACGCACAAATTGCGAACCAAATCTCTTTACACCTAAACGGCGTCCAGCAGAATCACGATTATTTTGAGTGCTACCCTGACCTTTTTTATGTGCCATATTTACTCCTTAAAGATTATTTTGCCACAATTTTGAGGATTCTCACACGAGTAAAATCGCGTCTAAAACCCCTTTTTGTTTTACTATCTTTTCTTCTACGTTTTTTGAATGTAACGACTTTTTTGCCTCTGCCTTCATTAATGACTTCTGCCTCAATCTTTGCACCCTTTACAAAAGGTGTGCCAACATCGGTTTTGTCTCCATCAACAATAGCTAAAACTTCGTTCAATTCAACCTTTGACTTTGGCTCAAGGCTCATCTTATCAAGAAGAATAATGCTTCCTTCAACAACCTTGTATTGTTTGCCTCCATTCTTAAATATTGCATACATTAGTGTATCCTTGCGAATTGAAGTATTCTTTTTGCATCAAACAAAAAGCTGGATTTTATCCTAAAATTGTTTAATCTAAGCTTTGAATTGCTATAATTTCAAAATCTACTTCGTTTCCTAAATGGAGGGGGAAAACAATCTTAGGAGTCATCTATGTTTTTTATGAGAATCTTTACGCCTATATTTATTTTGTTATGCTGCTGTTTTAATGCGCTCTACGCTCTTGAACCAAATACTGCCTATAATGGCACAACCTTTATTTATCATACCGATAAGCCTTTGTCTTTGAGTTATAATAAAAAAATGCTACATTTTATGTCCCACCCCACCCAAAAAGATGTATTTATTGCCTTTATTCCTATTGGATATTATGATAAAAACGTAAAAACTCTTAAAAATGGGAGTAAAACCGCACTTGAAATTACTATTTTACAAAAAACTTACAAAAAAGAACAAATTGTTGTCTCACAAGATAAGATTACTTATCCTGATAATATCGCAAAAAGGATTGAAAAAGAAAGAAACGATATGCTCAAAGTATATCGCACAATTACAAAGGGACGATTATGGGACAAGCCATTTATAAAGCCACTAGATTCGGTTATCACAAGCCCTTATGGCACTGCACGCGTTTTTAATGGCACACTTAAAAGCTATCACGGAGGCACAGATTTTCGCGCAACCATAGGCACAAGCGTGAAAGCTAGTAACGATGGTAAAGTTGCCCTTGTCCAAGAGCGCTATCTTTCTGGAAAAACAATCGTTATTGACCACGGAGAAGGACTTTATAGTGTATATTTTCATTTGAATGATTTTGAAGTGAAACAAGGAGATACTATCAAAAGGGGACAAATAATAGCCAAAAGTGGGGATACGGGACGAGTGAGCGGTGCACACCTCCATTTTGGAATCATAATAAATGGCACAAATGTAGATGCAATGGACTTTATAGAACAAGTCAATACATTATTTGATACGTGAAGTTTTAACCTCTCCATAAAGTTTTATAAAGGCATCCGTATCTTTAATATAAACTTCGCTCCGCTCATTTTTAGCAATCAAGCCTTGTTGAAACATTTTTTGTAAAATCCTGCTTAAAGTCTCAAGCTTGATATTTAATTCACGCGCTATAATTTGCCGCTGCACTTGATTGAAACGTTCAATTTGCGTATAAAGCATATAAGCTACACGTGAGGTGCTATCATAAGTTTCTTTAAAAGTAATAAAGTTTTTAAATACAATCATTTTATCCATAAATTCTGACAAAAATGCATTGCTTATTTCAATATTAGATGTAACAAGTTGAGCAAGCTTTGCCAAATCAAGTAATACAATTTCACTTGGCTCTACTCCACGCACATTCGCTGTGGCTTCATAAGGTTCAAAAGAGCCAAAAGCGTTAATAAGTCTTGCTCCTTTGCGTTTATTATCTACATAGCATAAAAACATTTCATTATCATTTTTATCCATTTTATAAAGCTCTACACAACCACGTGCAATTAAACTTGCTGATTGTAATAATTCCCCTTCATAATGCAAAATTGCGTTTCTCTCAATATATTGCAATTTTGTAATGTTCTCGAGCTCATTGAGACTTTCTTCACTTAAATTTGAAAAAACTCCGATAGAACGTAATGCCTTCTTTTTCATTTTCTATCCTTAAAAAATATTATAATTTAGTTATTATATCTAAAAATCCACTTTATATAAGCGTGAGGGTAGCAAAAATAATCAAATAAGAGTAAAATGCCATAAAATTTTTGAAGGATAATTTATGCAATATGATATTTTGGTTATTGGAGGTGGACACGCAGGAGTTGAAGCAAGCATTGTAAGTGCAAAAATGGGTGCAAAAACACATCTTATCACACTTCTAATTCAAAATATTGCCTTAGCGAGTTGTAATCCAGCCGTAGGGGGACTAGGAAAAGGACATCTTGTTAAGGAAATTGACGCACTTGGTGGCGTTATGGGTGTAATCACAGATAAATGCGGCATACAATTTAGAATCTTAAATGCCTCTAAGGGACCAGCTGTGCGTGGCACAAGAGCACAAATAGATATGGATAGATATAGTATTTTTGCAAAAGAAATAGCTCTTAATACTCCTAATCTAACAATCTCTCAAGAAAGCGTAGAATCTTTAATTTATGAGCAAGATTCTAAAGGACGCTATATTGTAAAAGGCGTAACAACTAACATTGGAAAAACTTATTTTGCAAAAAAAGTTATCCTTACCACAGGCACTTTTTTACGAGGGCTTGTGCATATCGGAGAAACAAAATTACAAAATGGACGTTTTGGTGAAATGAGTCCACAGAATCTTAGCAATTCACTCCAAGATATGGGCTTAACTCTTGGGCGATTAAAAACAGGGACTTGCGCAAGAATTGATGGACGAAGCATTGATTTTTCCGCTCTTGAAATACATAATGGAGATGAGAAACCACCTCATTTTAGCTATAAAACGATAAATTTTTCACCCACACAACTTCCTTGTTTTGTAACTTATACCAATGAAAACACTCATAAAATTATCCGCGATAACTTTCATCGCGCACCACTTTTTACAGGGCAAATTGAGGGTGTAGGACCCCGTTATTGTCCAAGTATTGAAGATAAAGTCAATCGCTTTGCCGATAAAAGTCGTCATCAACTCTTTTTAGAGCCGCAAACACAAGAGGCTGTGGAATACTATATCAATGGACTTTCTACTTCACTACCTATTGATGTGCAAGAAGCGGTGATTCATAGCATTAAAGGACTAGAAAATGCACATATAACGCGCTATGGTTATGCTATTGAATATGATTATGTTGAACCTACTGAGCTTTATCATACACTTGAGACAAAAAAATGCGCAAATCTCTTCCTCGCAGGACAAATTAATGGCACTACGGGCTATGAAGAAGCTGCTGCACAAGGCATTATGGCAGGGATTAATGCTACACTTTCTTTGCAAAATAAATCTTTTACTCTTGCGCGAAATGAGGCTTATATTGGCGTAATGATTGATGATTTAGTAACAAAAGGCACAAAAGAACCCTATCGTGTTTTTACTTCACGTGCCGAATATCGTCTTTTGCTGCGAGAGGATAATGCGTATTTGCGTCTTGGAACTTATGCATATAAATTTGGCTTAATAGATAAGGTGCGTTATACACAAATAATGGCAGATAAAACTCATATTGAGCACACAATAAATTATTTACAAAATCATCATATCACACCCTCATCAAGCAATCTCACTATGCTTGCCTCATTAGGGCTTCCACCCATTAGCGATAAAGCACTCCTTATTCATATTGTTGGTCGTGAAGAATTGGATTGTGCTCTTCTCCGCACTCTTTTGACGCATTTAGGAATAACAGATGTAGAATCTATGAGTGATTTAGCTATTGAACAGATTTTTATAGAATCTAAATATTTTGACTATATTCAAAAACAAAAGCAGCAAATAGGACAAATGAGACAAATGCTACAAGTGGAAATTCCACGAGATTTTATCTTTGATAATATCCCCGGACTAAGCCTTGAAGTGATTGAAAAACTTAAAAAATTCACCCCTAAAAGCTTATTTGAGGCAAATGAAATTAGCGGAATCACGCCTGCAAGCATTGATGTCCTGCATTTATACATCCATTTGCACCATAAAAAAAAGTCTCAAATTTTGGTATAATATTACATTTTATAAGGAGTATCAATGAAACATATTCATAAAATTAAAAATTACGCTATGGTTGGAGGATTAGGAGTTATGGCTGTTTTCGCACTCAATGCGTGCGAGCAAAATTCAGGGCAAAATAATGCTCTTAATAACACCTTACAAAATAGTCAAAAAAATGGCGCATTTGTTATCGTTGAAGAACAAAATGATGGAAGTTATAAGGTGCTTGAAGAGTATCCAAGTGAACAAACACGTGTAATGCTTAAAGATAAAAATGGACAAGAACGACTCCTCTCACAAGAAGAAATTGATGAACTTATCAAACAAGAAGAAGTTGCTATTGATTCAGGACAAAGTCAGCTTACAAATCCAAATGGCGGTGGCTTAGGACTAGGCGGAGCAATACTTGCAAGTGCTGCAGGAGCGATTCTTGGTAGCTATATCGGTAATAAACTCTTTAATAATCCTAATTATCAAGCAAATTCCCAACGCAATTACAAATCGCCTCAAGCTTATGAGCGAAGTAAAAATAGTTTTAATAGTGCTAAAACAGGTGCAAGTGGTGCAAGCAAAACAAGTAGTGGCAAAAGTGGATTCTTTGGAGGGGGCAATAGCTCTCAATCAACAAGCACAAACAGAAATACAGGCAGTATGGGGAGCTAATATGACAATTACTAATATTTCACTTCCTGATAAAAATGTTTTAGAATCTATGGGGCTTACTTGGCATACAGATATGGACAATACCTCATATCTTAGTGATGAGCTTATACACATAAGCGGAGCAGAGGCAGAGGCTTACTATGAGGCAGGAAATGAGCTTTATGATATGTTTATAGAAGCTGGAGGGTATGTGATAAAAAACGACTTATTCTTTGAGCTAGACATTCCACCAAGTCTTATTGGTGCGATAAAACAAAGCTGGGAAGAAGATATACATTGGCATTTATATGGGCGGTTTGATTTGGCTGGTGGGCTTGATGGCACACCGATTAAACTTTTAGAATTTAATGCAGATACGCCGACTATGCTCTATGAAAGCGCACTTTTGCAATGGGCATTACTTAAGCATAATGGGCTTGATGAGGAGGCACAATTTAATAATATCCATAATGCTTTGAGTGAAAACTTTAAACGATTAATCACCCTTGAAGATGATACTTCTCGTTTTGAGGAGCTATATGAGGGTTGGAAAATTCTATTTTCTTGTATTTCAGATTCTTATGAAGATATTACAACTACGCGCTTTTTAGAGTATATCGCTAAAGAATCTGGCTTTATATGCGATTTTGCACCTATTGATGTTATCAATTTCTCTGCCACAGAGGGTGTAAGCCATAATGGCATAAATTATGAATTTCTTTTCAAACTCATTCCGTGGGAAAATATCGCTATTGATGAGCCTGAACTCGCACTTTTAATGAGTGAAATGATGCAAAATCATAATACAATTTTTCTTAATCCCGCCTACACATTGCTTTTTCAAAGTAAAAGAATGCTGAAGATTCTATGGGATTTATTTCCTAATCACCCTTTGCTACTTCCTGCTGATTTCTCACCTCTTCAAAATACCAAACAAGTATGCAAAAGGGCATTTGGGCGCGAGGGAGCAAATGTGGAGATTCTCAATACACAAGGGCAAAGTATAGAATCTAAAAGTGGCATTTATGGTAATCACAAGCCTGTGTATCAAGCCTTTTATGAGCTAAATACTCACAATGGTGCATTTTATCAACCAAATGTCTTTTTTGCTTATGAATCTTGTGGCTTAGGATTCCGTAAAGGTGGGCTTATCATTGATAATTACTCAAAATTTGTAAGCCATTGTATTCAGTAATTACTTATTTGGCTTTTGTGGATATAGCCTAGTATAGCTTTTTTTGCGTCATTTACATTTGGCGGAAAATAAAGCACTTTTATCCATTGTGTTTTATTTATATCATTACCACCTATAAGGCTTATTAAAAGAATCTTGTCTTCATCTTTGGTAAAGACTTTAGATATTACCTTGCCATTTGGACTTTGGCGGATATTGACATACTCATCTTGTGTATGTAAAGCCAAATGAGTATATCCGCTTCCACTATAATCCCTTCTATTATAAAACTTGAGTTTTGGTTGAGAGATAAATGTAATATTTTTGACGTTCAGTATTTGGTCACCATAATCATTCAAGCCATAGGCTATTTGTGCATTTGTAGTATCGCCATTAAAATTTTTTAGCATATTGCTTCGCTTATTTGCTACTTCAAGCCAAACTTCAATCTCATATTGAGCAAGCCCTTTTTGAATCTCATTTGGCAAAGCAAGTTGAAACAAACTCTTATCAAGGACATTGATGGGTTGTTCTCCTAGATATGTATTGAGCAAAAAAGGTTGAGAACTCTCATATCTTACTCCATCGTAGCCAGCCATCCATTTAAAGACAAGTGTGCCTTGTAGTTTGAGTGGCTTTTTTAAACTTAGCATTATAAAGTTTTCACCATCACTGCGCACTGCACAAAAATCATTTATGCCTTCATCTCTAAAATCACATACCTCTGGTATTTCAAAATATGTATTAATAAAATTTACATTGTTTTCACTAAAATATCTTGTTATAAAATAATCTCTATAAAGTTTAAATCCTTGCTCGTATAAAGCAAAATCAGGGACTTTTTGAAATTGATTTATCTTTTGGATAATCCTAAAATCTGACACAAGCAATAAATCTTGCGTTGCGGATTGTTTATTTGTTTTAAGATATTTTGCAAGGATTGATTGTTGCACTTCATTTAAGGATTTTTTTGCCTCTAATTTTGGTAGTAAAAAATCTCTTATAAAAATGCGTATAATTCTCTCATCATTAGAATTTCTTATATACCATTGGGGAAGTTTTAGAATCTCTTGCAGACTAAGCTTCTTATCCTTACTCCAATACCCATTAATTTTAGGGATAAGTTTTGAATTTCTAAACATACCCTCAACATTGCAATCCTCACTTACAGCCCAAGCATTGAGATTTTGATGAAAAGAATGCGTGCTTTTAAACATTCCTCTCATATCTTTTACTTTAGCTACATTCCAAGAGCTTATATCTTGATTAAAGTATTCTTGATTAACAAACATCTCAACCATACTTGTAACATTACTTGTATCCCAAGTTTCTATACCTTTAAAAAATTCATTTCCCCTAATAATATCTACATCAAATAATCCACTCATATCCGTGATTTTACTTGTATCAATTCTATCAAGTGGTGTGCCTTGTCTGATAAGAGAGATAAGCTCCTTTTTGTTTTGAGGAATAATTTTTCTTTCACTCTCTTTGGCAGTTTTTAACTCTGTAAGCAAAACTTGCTTTGAATAAGAGCTAAGTCCTACTAACAAACATATCGCCATAAAAACAAACTTCATCATTCTTTTTCCCTCCTTGAAATATTAATCCACTCTAAAATGAGCTCCTATACTTTGTTTGCGCTTTAAAGCGGATTGAACAATCTTTTTTGCTACAAGCAGTCTTAAGCGTAACATACGCCCGATATGAGATTCTAACATCACTTCAATCCCTCCAAGTGCAGAATCTAATCCACTTTGAGAGCGAATAATCCCCACCTTATCCCACATAATCTCACGCAAAACATTTTTAAGCTTACTATCACCCTCTTTTTCTAGCACCTCATCGCATACAGGAAAATGTCGAATAGGTGTTTGCGTCCGATTCTCTACAATATGTTGGGCTACATTTTTACCAAAGATAAGCCCCTCAAGGAGCGAGTTTGAAGCAAGGCGATTTGCCCCGTGAACTCCATTACACGCGCATTCTCCAATCGCATAGAGATTACTCATGCCCTGCACGAGAGAATCTGCATTTGTCAAAATACCGCCCATTGAATAATGAAATGCTGGTGAAATGGGTATTTTATCTGTAGGGATATTAAGTTTGCAAGTGTGCAAATCGCGGAATATGTTAGGAAAACGCGCTCTAAACCCATCATAAGTAAATGCACTTAAATCCAAAAAAGCCTCTTGCTGATATTTAAGACAATAATCCATAATCCCTCGTGCCACAATATCACGCGGAGCAAGCTCCCCTCGCTCATCGTAATCAAACAAAAATCTCCTGCCCTCTCTATCAACAATCACTCCACCCTCGCCGCGCACTGCTTCAGAGATAAGATATTTTCGTGCTTGAGGATTATTGATATAAGTCGTAGGGTGAAATTGTAACATTTCCATATCTTGCAAGGCGAGATTATGTTCTAAAATAATGCCGTGTATGTCGCTACTGATTGTATAGGCATTTGTGTGGTACTTAAATAATCCCCCAACACCCCCACTTGCAATAACTATATGATGTGCATAGAGATTATGTAATCCGGATTTTGTCTGCACACATACGCCATAGCATTTATCCTCTTCAATGAGCAAATCTACTACTTCAGCATTTTTCCACAATGTCGCACGAAGTTTATCAATAAGATGCGTATGAAGACTACGCCCTGTGGCATCTCCTCCTGAATGGACGATTCTCGCGTGAGAATGCCCTCCCTCTTTAGCATAAAGCAGCGCACCCCTTTCATCTCTATCAAATGCTAAACCACTTGCAATAAGCTCACTAAGAATCTCATTGCTACCTTTTACAAGCCTATTGACACATTCTAGGGTATTTAAACGTGCGCCTGCAAGAAGCGTATCTTGTATATGCAAAGGGACATCACTTTCATCTTTTGCTATGCTTATACCGCCTTGTGCATAGAATGTATTGCATTCCCAAGGTTGAGCCTTACATAAAATTAATACTTTTAAATCAGGAGGCAAATGTCTCGCACAATACAATCCTGCCACTCCTGCGCCAATGATAATCACATCATATTGTCCCATTACCAGTCCCGTTCTTCACTTGGTGAGGGTGTAGAATCTATACCATAAAAAAGCACTTTTTTGTTATGAGTTTGGGGATTTTCAGATTCTACTTCTTGCTTTGTTGGTTCTTTATAAAACGGGTTTGCTTTGTATCCACAACCTACAAAAAAAATAAATACCAAATATGCTAAAATCATCAAATGAAAACAATAGATAATACGAAAAATATGTGCCATATACGCTCCTATCTTAAGCGAGACTTTCCTCATCTAGCACCTAGACTAGACAAACAAAGTGAGATTGCACGCTTTAAAAATACCTTTCTTACGCCTTTAGAAAGGGAGCAGATTCTATTTATCTTCCCTAAAAATAATCAATTACTTTTTGCCTTTAAACACAAAGCTTTATGCGTAGAGTTTAATCATTATAAGCATAAATATATAATAAAGACTTTAAAACAGCATAAAGAACTTTTCCCAACACTTAGCTCTATTGAAAAAGTATATGCATATGCCCCTA from Helicobacter hepaticus ATCC 51449 carries:
- a CDS encoding L-aspartate oxidase produces the protein MGQYDVIIIGAGVAGLYCARHLPPDLKVLILCKAQPWECNTFYAQGGISIAKDESDVPLHIQDTLLAGARLNTLECVNRLVKGSNEILSELIASGLAFDRDERGALLYAKEGGHSHARIVHSGGDATGRSLHTHLIDKLRATLWKNAEVVDLLIEEDKCYGVCVQTKSGLHNLYAHHIVIASGGVGGLFKYHTNAYTISSDIHGIILEHNLALQDMEMLQFHPTTYINNPQARKYLISEAVRGEGGVIVDREGRRFLFDYDERGELAPRDIVARGIMDYCLKYQQEAFLDLSAFTYDGFRARFPNIFRDLHTCKLNIPTDKIPISPAFHYSMGGILTNADSLVQGMSNLYAIGECACNGVHGANRLASNSLLEGLIFGKNVAQHIVENRTQTPIRHFPVCDEVLEKEGDSKLKNVLREIMWDKVGIIRSQSGLDSALGGIEVMLESHIGRMLRLRLLVAKKIVQSALKRKQSIGAHFRVD
- a CDS encoding BspA family leucine-rich repeat surface protein, which produces MMKFVFMAICLLVGLSSYSKQVLLTELKTAKESERKIIPQNKKELISLIRQGTPLDRIDTSKITDMSGLFDVDIIRGNEFFKGIETWDTSNVTSMVEMFVNQEYFNQDISSWNVAKVKDMRGMFKSTHSFHQNLNAWAVSEDCNVEGMFRNSKLIPKINGYWSKDKKLSLQEILKLPQWYIRNSNDERIIRIFIRDFLLPKLEAKKSLNEVQQSILAKYLKTNKQSATQDLLLVSDFRIIQKINQFQKVPDFALYEQGFKLYRDYFITRYFSENNVNFINTYFEIPEVCDFRDEGINDFCAVRSDGENFIMLSLKKPLKLQGTLVFKWMAGYDGVRYESSQPFLLNTYLGEQPINVLDKSLFQLALPNEIQKGLAQYEIEVWLEVANKRSNMLKNFNGDTTNAQIAYGLNDYGDQILNVKNITFISQPKLKFYNRRDYSGSGYTHLALHTQDEYVNIRQSPNGKVISKVFTKDEDKILLISLIGGNDINKTQWIKVLYFPPNVNDAKKAILGYIHKSQISNY